From Dermatophagoides farinae isolate YC_2012a chromosome 10, ASM2471394v1, whole genome shotgun sequence, a single genomic window includes:
- the LOC124490240 gene encoding CAP-Gly domain-containing linker protein 3, with translation MNSSADKNGDSIPTSNSLTNIKSSSSASIHAVDDAPYCENCLQLEFFNINCTKCFASVHHETTSISQLLAIARQWHPDIQTNMDLLIQRMLDKGAHPDDRDQLTDMTLLHFACKSGAIGIGDAEKSLNLVVTMVEKHQANPNLICKWNDMSALHIATYFDVAPIVGYLVTVVKPSIIDYPSRYLDSQTPLHIAATNLCLRSARILLSSGANILLKDDRMKTPLDCVPIEMNENSSIEMNQPDISLELRTILEEATLIISGESNSTDAECMKTAKVVLSALGLEIGDRIIVGNAKVGTLRYCGPTQFATGIWTGIQLDEPIGKNDGSIDGVRYFVCPPNYGIFAPINRISKLDTDDCDLMMMMMMNHSFDSKQHHHGRQSNHYHYGYNPMNVHSKIDTGLNTISRYSHVNLALSSSRSSINSEDVCIGSKVYLTDKKTGIIRFMGPTKFAPGIWYGVELTRPIGKNDGSVQGVRYFTCKQRYGIFVSFARIAKVMSSSNSKNSPAQIRSSQDVSESEDDSDMSLNYSGTSSLDLLQFTQLKNTESKLNNSNHHNNNNNDDHNVKNHNKPAIRRSMSLCRNISTTTTTKRHSDKGEYISNSNSLPHEKSWLRIGVNVLVNGMVGSIRYIGPVHFAAKGIFLGIELRTPSGKNDGSIDGKRYFTCKPNHGLFARPKKVTIRGINAAKLLPDSQN, from the exons ATGAACTCCTCTGCCGACAAGAATGGCGATTCCATTCCgacatcaaattcattgaccaacattaaatcatcatcatcggcttCAATTCATGCCGTCGATGATGCACCTTATTGTGAGAATTGTTTGCAACTTGAATTCTTTAATATCAACTGCACAAAGTGCTTTGCTTCGGTTCACCATGAAACAACCAGCATCTCACAACTGTTGGCCATCGCCAGACAATGGCATCCTGACATTCAAACCAACATGGATCTGCTGATACAGCGAATGTTGGACAAGGGAGCACATCCCGATGACCGCGATCAATTGACTGACAT GACATTACTGCATTTTGCATGCAAATCAGGCGCCATAGGCATTGGCGATGCAGAGAAAAGTCTAAACTTGGTCGTCACTATGGTTGAAAAACACCAGGCCAATCCGAATTTGATTTGCAAATGGAATGACATGAGTGCATTGCACATAGCCACCTATTTCGATGTTGCACCCATAGTCGGATATTTGGTGACCGTCGTCAAGCcatcgattattgattatccGAGTCGATATTTAGATTCGCAAACGCCATTGCATATAGCTGCAACAAATCTTTGTCTGCGATCGGCTCGTATTCTGCTATCGTCTGGAGCGAATATTCTACTCAAAGATGATCGAATGAAAACACCACTGGATTGTGTTcccattgaaatgaatgaaaattcatcgattgaaatgaatcaaccGGACATTTCATTGGAATTGAGAACGATTCTGGAAGAGGCCACTTTAATCATTTCAGGTGAATCAAACTCAACCGACGCTGAATGCATGAAAACGGCAAAAGTTGTACTATCCGCTTTGGGATTGGAAATTGGCGATCGAATCATTGTTGGCAATGCCAAAGTGGGAACCCTGCGTTATTGTG GACCCACACAATTTGCAACGGGAATCTGGACAGGCATCCAACTAGACGAGCCCATCGGCAAAAATGATGGCAGTATCGATGGTGTacgatattttgtttgtccaCCAAACTATGGAATTTTCGCACCAATCAATCGCATATCAAAATTAGATACCGACGATTGtgatctgatgatgatgatgatgatgaatcacaGTTTCGATTCGAAACAACACCACCATGGAAGACAATCAAACCACTACCATTATGGTTATAATCCAATGAATGTACATTCGAAAATCGATACAGGACTCAACACAATCTCTCGCTATAGCCATGTCAATCTAGCATTGTCCTCTTCACGGTCATCGATCAATTCGGAAGACGTTTGCATCGGCAGTAAGGTTTATCTGACCGACAAAAAGACCggaatcattcgattcatgGGACCAACGAAATTTGCTCCCGGTATTTGGTACGGCGTCGAATTGACCAGGCCGATAGGCAAGAACGATGGCTCTGTTCAAGGTGTTCGTTATTTCACTTGCAAACAACGTTATGgcattttcgtttcattcgCTCGAATCGCTAAAGTAATGTCAAGTTCGAATAGCAAAAATTCTCCCGCACAAATTCGTTCATCACAAGATGTATCGGAATCAGAAGATGATTCAGATATGAGTCTCAATTACAGCGGCACCTCTTCACTTGATCTACTTCAATTCacacaattgaaaaacacGGAAAGTAAACTGAATAATAGTAATCAccataataacaataataatgacgatcATAATGTCAAGAATCATAACAAACCGGCCATCAGACGTTCAATGAGTCTATGTCGAAACATttctaccaccaccaccaccaaacgTCATTCGGATAAAGGTGAATAcatcagcaacagcaacagcttACCTCATGAGAAATCGTGGCTTCGAATCGGTGTCAATGTTCTCGTCAACGGTATGGTCGGATCGATTCGTTACATTGGACCCGTTCATTTTGCTGCCAAAGGCATCTTTCTTGGCATCGAATTGCGAACACCGAGTGGTAAAAATGATGGTTCAATCGATGGAAAACGTTATTTCACTTGCAA GCCCAACCATGGTTTATTTGCAAGACCAAAAAAAGTGACCATTCGTGGCATAAACGCAGCAAAACTATTACCTGATTCTCAAAATTAG